A single Brassica rapa cultivar Chiifu-401-42 chromosome A04, CAAS_Brap_v3.01, whole genome shotgun sequence DNA region contains:
- the LOC103863461 gene encoding protein SMAX1-LIKE 3 yields MRAGSCTVEQALTPEAANLVKQAMSLARRRGHAQVTPLHVASTMLSAPTGLLRTACLQSHTHPLQCRALELCFNVALNRLPTSTGSPMLGVQTSPFPSISNALGAAFKRAQAHQRRGSIESQQQPVLAVNIEVEQLIISILDDPSVSRVMREAGFSSPQVKSKVEQAVSSETCSKTTSSSKPKEGQVRNEDVMNVIESLVDKKRKNFVIVGECLATVDKVVRTVMEKVDKKDVPEALKDVKFITLSFSSFGQPTRFDVEHKLKELETLVRSCVGKGVILNLGDLNWFVESRTNSNNNNNYCAVEHMIMEIGKLARGLVMGDLGRFWLMGLATSETYVRCKSGQPSLESLWCLTTLTIPTTSSLRLSLVPESEVEVKKLENSPFQLHPLGEQLSFCEECSPKFEAEARFLQCSNSKSNVTIAALPAWLQQYKKENQSSHNDSDSIKELVVKWNTICGSIHKRPSLKTLTLSSPTSSFSGSFHHLQTNGDWPVIETNKYLHHHSVTSGASELRLFIPEHDSKQRTELFCSNPNTTSNSAASSSDGMEVEHVSSRFKEMNVENLATLCDALQSKVPWQKDIISEIAKTVLKCRSGSSRIKINGIDDTKEDTWMFFQGLDVEAKEKIARELAKLVFGSQDSFVSICLSSFSSKDLRNKRPRDEQNWSYIERFSEAVSFDPRRVFLVEDIEQADYLSLMGFKRAIERGRVCNSSGEEASLRDAIVILSCERFSSRSRACSPPVNQKSSDGSDQSEDKNVATCVVLDLNLSLDDGVCEKESSDEIGLLEAVDGRFHFKCSST; encoded by the exons ATGAGAGCCGGAAGCTGCACGGTGGAGCAAGCTCTCACGCCTGAGGCTGCAAACTTGGTGAAACAAGCCATGAGCTTGGCTAGAAGGAGAGGACATGCTCAAGTCACACCTCTCCATGTGGCTAGCACCATGCTCTCCGCTCCCACTGGTTTACTTAGAACAGCTTGTCTCCAATCCCACACGCATCCTCTTCAGTGCAGAGCACTAGAGCTCTGCTTTAACGTGGCACTAAACCGCCTCCCGACCTCCACGGGGAGTCCTATGTTAGGGGTTCAAACTTCCCCTTTCCCTTCTATCTCTAACGCTCTCGGTGCAGCTTTCAAACGCGCGCAGGCTCACCAGCGGCGTGGATCCATCGAAAGCCAGCAGCAACCGGTCCTAGCAGTCAATATTGAAGTGGAGCAGCTGATCATATCAATCCTAGATGATCCTAGCGTGAGTAGAGTTATGAGAGAAGCTGGTTTCTCGAGTCCTCAAGTGAAAAGCAAAGTCGAGCAAGCTGTCTCTTCAGAGACTTGCTCGAAAACAACCTCTTCGAGTAAACCTAAAGAAGGACAAGTCAGGAACGAGGATGTCATGAACGTTATAGAGAGTCTAGTCGACAAAAAGAGAAAGAACTTCGTGATCGTGGGAGAGTGTTTAGCAACTGTTGACAAAGTTGTGCGAACAGTGATGGAgaaagttgacaaaaaagaCGTGCCCGAAGCTTTAAAAGACGTGAAGTTTATAACTCTATCATTCTCCTCGTTTGGACAACCAACTAGATTCGATGTGGAGCATAAGCTAAAGGAGTTGGAGACACTCGTGAGAAGCTGTGTAGGAAAAGGAGTGATTCTTAATCTTGGAGACCTAAACTGGTTCGTAGAGTCTAGAACGAAtagtaacaacaacaacaactactGTGCGGTGGAGCATATGATAATGGAGATAGGGAAGTTGGCTCGTGGATTGGTCATGGGAGATCTTGGAAGGTTTTGGTTAATGGGTCTTGCGACTTCAGAGACTTACGTGAGATGCAAGTCTGGTCAACCCTCTCTTGAGTCCCTTTGGTGTCTCACTACTCTCACTATTCCAACAACTAGTAGCCTCCGCTTGAGTCTTGTCCCCGAGAG TGAGGTTGAAGTGAAGAAGTTAGAGAACTCACCTTTCCAGCTGCATCCATTAGGGGAGCAGCTCAGTTTCTGTGAGGAATGTTCTCCCAAATTTGAAGCAGAAGCTAGGTTCTTGCAATGCAGCAATAGCAAAAGCAATGTAACCATTGCAGCTTTACCGGCGTGGCTTCAGCAGTACAAGAAGGAGAATCAAAGTAGTCACAAT GATTCAGATTCTATCAAAGAACTTGTGGTCAAGTGGAACACAATCTGCGGTTCAATCCACAAGAGACCATCTCTAAAAACACTCACACTCTCTTCCCCTACTTCTTCCTTTTCTGGTTCCTTTCATCATCTTCAAACCAACGGTGATTGGCCCGTGATCGAGACAAACAAGTACCTTCATCATCACTCCGTGACCTCTGGTGCATCCGAACTAAGACTGTTCATTCCAGAACATGATAGCAAGCAAAGAACAGAACTCTTTTGTTCGAATCCTAATACGACAAGTAATTCAGCAGCTTCTTCGAGCGATGGAATGGAGGTGGAACACGTCTCTTCTAGGTTTAAAGAGATGAATGTTGAAAACCTAGCGACACTATGTGATGCCTTGCAGAGCAAGGTACCATGGCAGAAGGATATAATCTCAGAGATAGCCAAAACTGTCTTGAAATGTAGGTCGGGATCGAGTAGGATAAAGATAAACGGAATAGATGATACAAAAGAAGACACATGGATGTTCTTTCAAGGTCTTGATGTAGAGGCTAAAGAGAAGATCGCTAGAGAATTGGCTAAACTCGTGTTCGGTTCACAAGACAGCTTTGTCTCTATCTGTTTGAGCAGTTTCTCATCGAAAGATTTGAGGAACAAGAGGCCGAGAGATGAACAGAACTGGAGTTACATTGAGAGATTCTCTGAAGCTGTTTCCTTTGATCCAAGAAGAGTGTTCTTAGTGGAAGATATAGAGCAAGCTGATTATTTGTCTCTAATGGGTTTCAAGAGAGCCATCGAGAGAGGAAGAGTTTGTAACTCGAGTGGTGAAGAAGCTTCGCTTAGAGATGCAATTGTGATCTTGAGCTGTGAGAGATTCAGCTCAAGATCAAGAGCTTGTTCTCCTCCGGTTAATCAGAAGTCGTCGGACGGTTCAGATCAATCTGAGGACAAGAACGTTGCTACTTGCGTTGTACTCGATCTTAACCTCTCTCTTGATGATGGCGTTTGTGAAAAAGAGTCATCTGATGAGATTGGCTTGCTCGAAGCTGTAGATGGACGGTTTCATTTCAAATGTTCATCAACGTAG